The Halosimplex litoreum genome has a window encoding:
- a CDS encoding PAS domain S-box protein, giving the protein MTDFGASRSVDREDVRIRVLHVDDEPDLADLASTFVEREDERFTVETAASASEGLERLDEAAFDCIVSDYEMPGRNGIAFLETVRSEYPELPFILYTGKGSEEVASDAISAGVTDYLQKGSGTSQYTVLANRIANAVEQYRSKRELETSRERLSLFFDQSPLGVIEWNDDFEVARINERAEAILGYGADDLVGDSWERIVPDSDREPVGNVVSNLLRDEDGYHSINTNVRRDGERIVCEWHNRVVTDDDGETVAVFSQFQDITDRKAREPAGELETRVMDEAPVGITLSDPSRDDNPLVYANDRFEQLTGYTESEVLGRNCRFLQGERTAGEPVAAMRTAIDAGDPVTVELRNYREDGTEFWNRVSIAPVRTSDGEITNYVGFQRDVTGEKERELQLERKERRFQAIFDDPNILVGLIDTDGTVLDINRTAMEYVAATREELIGQPFWATPWFDHSEAVQRAVEGWIDRAADGEYVEFEADLVGPTGEPYTVEGVFRPVTNDDGEVVSLLVSDRDITERKRRERELRQYEAYLEESSDIVTVLDEAGTITYQSPAVERILGYETDALVGRNGFGYVHPDDEDEVREAFSDLVAGPEEMVTVECRFRTADDAWRWLEIRGTNRLDHDAVEGIVTNNWDITGRIEREQELEETNALLSTLIETFPVGVLAEDESRNVLMVNDRLLELFDTSRAPDEVIGTDCERLAAELGERFVDPERFVARIADLVDRRDSVRDEEVSLRDGRTFARSYEPIELPDGFGHLWVYRDITDRKDREQALTEERDRLDEFASVVSHDLRNPLNVAQGRLKFVQRECDTEHLEAIATALHRIERITEDVLWLAREGRDIGALTPVALDAAIDDAWTLVTDDVAHAELRRATDGDPLPPIEADDDRLYQLLENLFGNAVEHGGQDVVVTVGALEDGFYVEDDGPGIPEGERDDIFDAGYSTRETGTGFGLNIVEQIAEAHGWDISVTEGADGGVRFAIRGVVFAAE; this is encoded by the coding sequence ATGACCGATTTTGGGGCGTCCCGTTCCGTCGATCGAGAGGACGTCCGGATTCGCGTGCTGCACGTCGACGACGAGCCCGACCTCGCTGACCTGGCGTCGACGTTCGTCGAGCGCGAGGACGAACGGTTCACGGTCGAGACGGCGGCGAGCGCCAGCGAGGGGTTGGAGCGCCTCGACGAGGCGGCGTTCGACTGTATCGTCTCCGATTACGAGATGCCCGGGCGGAACGGGATCGCCTTTCTCGAGACCGTCCGTTCGGAGTACCCGGAGCTGCCGTTTATCCTCTATACCGGCAAAGGAAGCGAAGAGGTCGCGAGCGACGCGATCTCCGCCGGTGTGACCGATTACCTGCAGAAAGGGAGCGGCACCAGTCAGTACACCGTTCTGGCGAACCGGATCGCGAACGCCGTCGAGCAGTACCGGTCGAAGCGCGAGCTCGAGACGAGTCGCGAGCGGTTGTCCCTGTTTTTCGACCAGTCTCCGCTCGGTGTCATCGAGTGGAACGACGACTTCGAGGTCGCCCGCATCAACGAGCGGGCCGAAGCGATCCTCGGATACGGCGCGGACGACCTGGTCGGCGACTCGTGGGAGCGGATCGTTCCCGACTCCGACCGCGAGCCGGTCGGTAACGTCGTTTCGAACCTGCTTCGTGACGAGGACGGCTATCACAGCATCAACACGAACGTCCGTCGGGACGGGGAGCGGATCGTCTGTGAGTGGCACAACCGAGTCGTCACCGACGACGACGGAGAGACCGTCGCGGTGTTTTCGCAGTTTCAGGATATCACGGACCGGAAAGCGCGCGAACCGGCCGGTGAACTCGAAACTCGGGTGATGGACGAAGCGCCGGTCGGCATCACGCTCTCGGACCCATCCCGCGACGACAACCCACTCGTGTACGCGAACGATCGGTTCGAGCAGCTCACCGGTTACACCGAGTCCGAGGTTCTCGGCCGGAACTGTCGGTTCCTCCAGGGGGAGCGGACCGCTGGGGAACCGGTGGCAGCGATGCGGACGGCGATCGACGCCGGCGACCCGGTCACCGTCGAACTGCGGAACTACCGCGAGGACGGCACCGAGTTCTGGAACCGCGTCTCGATCGCCCCGGTTCGAACGTCCGACGGCGAGATCACGAACTACGTCGGCTTTCAGCGGGACGTGACCGGCGAGAAGGAACGGGAACTCCAACTCGAGCGGAAAGAACGGCGCTTTCAGGCGATATTCGACGATCCGAACATCCTCGTCGGGCTGATCGACACGGACGGGACGGTCCTCGATATCAACCGGACGGCGATGGAGTACGTCGCTGCCACGCGCGAGGAACTCATCGGGCAGCCCTTCTGGGCGACGCCGTGGTTCGACCATTCCGAGGCCGTCCAACGGGCGGTCGAAGGGTGGATCGACCGTGCCGCCGACGGGGAGTACGTCGAGTTCGAGGCCGATCTCGTGGGCCCAACCGGTGAGCCGTACACGGTCGAGGGTGTCTTCAGACCGGTGACGAACGACGACGGAGAGGTCGTCTCGCTACTCGTCTCCGACCGCGACATCACCGAGCGCAAACGACGGGAGCGCGAACTACGGCAGTACGAGGCGTATCTCGAGGAGTCGTCCGATATCGTTACCGTCCTCGACGAGGCCGGCACGATCACCTACCAGAGTCCCGCAGTCGAGCGGATTTTGGGATACGAGACGGACGCGCTCGTCGGCCGGAACGGGTTCGGCTATGTCCATCCGGACGACGAGGACGAGGTGCGCGAGGCGTTTAGCGACCTCGTCGCCGGGCCGGAGGAGATGGTGACCGTCGAGTGCCGGTTCAGGACCGCCGACGACGCGTGGCGCTGGCTCGAGATCCGAGGGACGAATCGACTCGACCACGACGCGGTCGAGGGAATCGTGACGAACAACTGGGACATCACCGGACGGATCGAGCGCGAGCAGGAACTCGAAGAGACGAACGCGTTGCTGTCCACGCTCATCGAGACATTCCCTGTGGGCGTTCTCGCCGAAGACGAGTCGCGAAACGTCTTGATGGTCAACGACCGACTGCTCGAACTGTTCGACACGTCCCGCGCTCCCGACGAGGTGATCGGAACGGATTGCGAACGACTGGCCGCGGAGCTCGGCGAGCGATTCGTCGACCCGGAGCGGTTCGTGGCCCGGATCGCGGACCTCGTGGACCGACGCGACTCCGTCCGCGACGAGGAGGTGTCGCTGCGGGACGGCCGCACGTTCGCTCGCAGTTACGAGCCGATCGAACTCCCGGACGGCTTCGGCCATCTGTGGGTCTATCGTGATATTACCGACCGGAAGGACCGCGAGCAGGCCCTCACAGAGGAGCGGGATCGACTCGACGAGTTCGCGAGCGTCGTCAGTCACGACCTTCGCAACCCGCTGAACGTCGCCCAGGGGCGGTTGAAGTTCGTCCAACGAGAGTGTGACACCGAGCACCTCGAGGCGATCGCCACTGCACTACACCGGATCGAGCGGATCACCGAGGACGTGCTCTGGCTGGCCCGCGAGGGACGAGATATCGGGGCACTGACTCCCGTCGCCCTCGACGCCGCTATCGACGATGCGTGGACGCTCGTGACCGACGACGTGGCCCACGCCGAGCTCCGACGTGCGACCGACGGCGACCCGCTGCCGCCGATCGAAGCCGACGACGACCGGCTCTATCAACTGCTGGAAAACCTGTTCGGGAACGCCGTGGAACACGGCGGCCAGGACGTGGTCGTCACCGTCGGCGCACTCGAAGACGGCTTCTACGTCGAGGACGACGGCCCGGGCATCCCCGAAGGCGAACGCGACGATATCTTCGACGCGGGATACTCGACGAGGGAAACGGGCACCGGCTTCGGACTGAACATCGTCGAACAGATCGCCGAGGCCCACGGGTGGGACATCTCCGTTACCGAGGGGGCAGACGGTGGCGTGCGCTTCGCGATCAGGGGCGTCGTTTTCGCCGCCGAGTAG
- a CDS encoding IclR family transcriptional regulator has translation MDTNDTESSAKRVQSTKKLFTIVDTLREAESAGVSELAERLGMAKSTVHVHLKTLEEEGYLVNDGGEYRLGLKFLEVGGEIQQRLNVFRAARPELDALAEEIGETTHLGIEETGERVLVYSSQPSDGVFDNSPLGHRTRMHWTALGKALLAELPEERVETILARQGLPDAAENTITEREELFAELGRIDETGYAVGDAEHRQGIKTIAMALHYDGSLDAPTAIGISGPKHRLEEKYQDDELADALQRTVNVIELKSKHY, from the coding sequence ATGGACACGAACGACACCGAGTCCTCGGCCAAACGGGTACAGTCGACGAAGAAGCTGTTCACTATCGTCGATACGCTCCGCGAAGCCGAGTCGGCAGGCGTCTCCGAACTGGCCGAACGGCTCGGGATGGCCAAGAGCACCGTCCACGTGCACCTCAAGACGTTGGAGGAGGAGGGATATCTGGTCAACGACGGCGGGGAGTACCGACTCGGGCTCAAATTCCTCGAGGTCGGGGGCGAGATCCAGCAGCGTCTGAACGTCTTTCGAGCTGCCAGACCGGAACTCGACGCACTCGCCGAAGAGATCGGAGAGACGACACACCTCGGTATCGAGGAGACCGGCGAGCGCGTACTCGTCTACTCGTCTCAGCCGTCCGACGGGGTGTTCGACAACTCCCCACTGGGCCACCGGACGAGGATGCACTGGACCGCACTCGGCAAAGCACTCCTGGCAGAACTCCCCGAGGAACGAGTCGAGACGATCCTCGCCCGGCAGGGGTTACCCGACGCGGCCGAGAACACGATTACCGAGCGCGAAGAACTCTTCGCGGAACTCGGTCGGATCGACGAAACCGGGTACGCGGTCGGCGACGCCGAACACCGCCAGGGGATCAAGACGATCGCGATGGCGCTCCACTACGACGGGAGTCTCGACGCCCCGACCGCTATCGGAATCAGCGGGCCGAAACACCGTCTGGAGGAAAAGTACCAGGACGACGAACTAGCCGACGCCCTGCAGCGGACAGTGAACGTGATCGAGTTGAAATCCAAACACTATTGA
- a CDS encoding MFS transporter, giving the protein MFAPLVQSLMDAFTVSEGTIGLVLTLMWGGTAVSAVPAGYLLTRVGRRPMIVACGVVLGGANVLVSVSPTVEVLAFGAALLGLSAGGYFAAVNPFLADLYPTQVGRAVGIHGMSQQVAATLAPVAVTAALVVGTWRTTFAVAGATVFVATALFWALSRDVDPPGGTDAPPAAFLTSVRSQWRVVVAGVGMAGATMFVWMGVFNFYVPYLSATKTVSSSSASLLLSLSFAAGIPAFWVSGRLADRIRRVPLVLGIVAAFAGLVGLLPVVDGFWPLAATSIALGFVIHALFPALDSYLLTSVPDENRGSAYALLLAATITIEAPGSAVLGALVAGGVAYDVVFRLASVGLWTVLACLLLVYRLRWIPE; this is encoded by the coding sequence GTGTTCGCGCCGCTGGTCCAGTCGTTGATGGACGCGTTCACGGTCTCCGAGGGGACGATAGGGCTGGTACTGACGCTGATGTGGGGTGGGACCGCCGTCAGCGCCGTTCCGGCCGGATATCTCCTCACGCGGGTCGGTCGCCGACCGATGATCGTCGCCTGTGGGGTCGTCCTCGGCGGCGCGAACGTCCTCGTCTCGGTGTCGCCGACGGTCGAGGTACTCGCGTTCGGGGCGGCTCTCCTCGGACTCTCTGCCGGTGGGTACTTCGCCGCCGTGAACCCGTTTCTCGCGGACCTCTACCCGACGCAGGTCGGTCGGGCAGTCGGGATCCACGGCATGTCTCAGCAGGTCGCCGCGACACTCGCCCCGGTGGCGGTCACGGCCGCGCTCGTGGTCGGGACCTGGCGGACGACCTTCGCGGTGGCGGGCGCCACCGTCTTCGTCGCGACGGCGCTGTTCTGGGCGCTGAGTCGCGATGTCGATCCTCCCGGTGGGACCGATGCGCCACCGGCGGCGTTCCTGACGAGCGTTCGCAGTCAGTGGCGAGTCGTCGTCGCTGGCGTCGGGATGGCGGGCGCGACCATGTTCGTCTGGATGGGCGTGTTCAACTTCTACGTCCCGTACCTCTCGGCTACCAAGACCGTCTCGTCGTCGAGCGCGAGCCTCTTGCTATCGCTAAGCTTCGCGGCCGGGATCCCGGCGTTCTGGGTCAGCGGCCGACTGGCCGACCGGATCCGTCGCGTCCCGCTGGTGCTGGGTATCGTTGCGGCGTTCGCCGGACTGGTCGGTCTGCTCCCGGTCGTCGACGGATTCTGGCCCCTGGCCGCGACGTCGATCGCCCTCGGATTCGTGATACACGCGCTCTTCCCGGCGCTCGACTCGTATCTCCTGACTTCCGTCCCCGACGAGAACCGGGGCAGTGCGTACGCGCTGTTGCTCGCTGCGACGATCACCATCGAGGCGCCCGGGAGCGCGGTCCTCGGAGCGCTCGTCGCGGGCGGTGTGGCCTACGACGTGGTCTTCCGTCTCGCCTCGGTCGGTCTCTGGACCGTCCTCGCCTGTCTGCTCCTGGTCTACCGGCTCCGGTGGATCCCCGAGTGA
- a CDS encoding DMT family transporter produces the protein MDSRRDILLFVLLSVVWGSGFVVVKIGQSYFPSVFYAALCFDVTAVGLFAYVLTVHDQWRPRTRRGWFAAGAIALFTVTIYNSFFFVGQRGAPSAVGAIVLSFIPLITALFARLLIPDRRFAVVEVVGLLVGLAGVALIVRPTPATIATGDVSRLLILVAATSNALGGVLVQRFDPPASTPVLLAWATPPGGIALHFVSLFVVRESYGDLSVTVPGVLAVAYLALLVNVGGYMVFFTLLRRVGAFEVSLVNYLQPIVAAVVGWLVLREGLDPVSVVGFVVIVAGFALVKRDQLRSFFQ, from the coding sequence ATGGATTCACGGAGAGACATCCTGCTGTTCGTCCTGCTCAGTGTCGTGTGGGGCTCCGGGTTCGTGGTGGTCAAGATCGGCCAGTCGTACTTCCCGTCGGTGTTCTACGCGGCGCTGTGTTTCGACGTGACGGCCGTCGGGCTGTTCGCGTATGTCCTCACCGTCCACGACCAGTGGCGTCCGCGCACCCGGCGTGGCTGGTTCGCCGCCGGCGCGATCGCACTGTTCACCGTCACGATCTACAACTCGTTTTTCTTCGTCGGCCAGCGTGGTGCACCCAGCGCCGTCGGCGCGATCGTCCTGAGTTTCATCCCGCTCATCACCGCGCTGTTCGCACGGCTGTTGATTCCGGACCGGCGATTCGCGGTCGTCGAGGTCGTCGGATTGCTCGTGGGGCTCGCGGGCGTCGCGCTCATCGTGCGGCCGACGCCAGCTACGATCGCGACGGGCGACGTCAGTCGCCTGTTGATACTCGTCGCGGCGACCAGCAACGCGCTAGGCGGCGTCCTCGTCCAGCGCTTCGATCCCCCGGCGTCGACCCCGGTGCTGCTCGCGTGGGCCACCCCGCCCGGCGGCATCGCGCTCCACTTCGTGAGTCTGTTCGTCGTTCGCGAGTCCTACGGCGACCTGTCGGTGACGGTCCCAGGGGTGTTGGCGGTCGCCTATCTGGCACTGCTGGTCAACGTGGGCGGGTACATGGTATTTTTCACGCTGCTCCGGCGCGTCGGCGCGTTCGAGGTGAGCCTGGTGAACTATCTCCAGCCGATCGTCGCGGCGGTCGTCGGCTGGCTCGTCCTCAGGGAAGGGCTGGACCCGGTGAGCGTCGTCGGCTTCGTCGTCATCGTAGCCGGGTTCGCGCTGGTCAAGCGCGACCAGTTGCGGTCTTTCTTCCAGTGA
- a CDS encoding ABC transporter ATP-binding protein, with translation MGSLRMEHVTKRYDDVVAVDDMNLDIEDSEFICLVGPSGCGKSTTLEMIGGLTTPSEGDVYIGDRDVTDLPPKDRGLAMVFQNIALFPHMDVYDNISYGLRLRDFPQDEIDERVDEAAEILQLEGMIDRMPSELSGGQRQRVAIGRAIVRDPDVFLMDEPLANLDAKLRVHMRTELQRLQRQLDVTTIYVTHDQEEAMTMSDRIAVINHGVLQQIAPPLTCYNEPANLFVAGFIGSPSMNFFEGRLDGDRLRFDSFDIDVSDVDLPGDLTDVTLGIRQEDVYPAEQADSIEAPSSAISATVDVLEPVGEQIFVYLDTGTEMADVGVETEEDEIGADIGSLLMGVDPDYRLEEGDEIEVVFDRSKLHLFETSSGDALVHGMTAKQLVDETQ, from the coding sequence ATGGGATCGCTTCGCATGGAGCACGTCACGAAGCGCTACGACGACGTAGTCGCTGTCGACGACATGAACCTCGATATCGAGGATAGCGAGTTCATTTGCCTGGTCGGTCCGTCGGGGTGTGGCAAATCGACGACACTCGAGATGATCGGCGGACTCACGACGCCCTCGGAGGGCGACGTCTACATCGGTGACCGGGACGTCACCGACCTGCCGCCCAAAGACCGCGGGCTGGCGATGGTGTTTCAGAACATCGCCCTGTTCCCGCACATGGACGTCTACGACAACATCAGCTATGGGCTCAGGCTCCGCGACTTCCCGCAAGACGAGATCGACGAGCGGGTGGACGAGGCCGCCGAGATCCTCCAGCTAGAGGGGATGATCGACCGGATGCCGAGCGAGCTCTCGGGCGGGCAACGCCAGCGTGTCGCTATCGGTCGCGCGATCGTCCGGGACCCCGACGTATTCCTGATGGACGAACCGCTGGCGAACCTCGACGCGAAGCTGCGGGTGCACATGCGGACCGAACTCCAGCGGCTCCAGCGCCAACTGGACGTGACGACGATCTACGTGACCCACGACCAGGAGGAAGCGATGACGATGTCCGACCGGATCGCCGTCATCAACCACGGCGTCCTCCAGCAGATCGCCCCGCCACTGACCTGCTACAACGAACCGGCAAACCTCTTCGTGGCCGGGTTCATCGGCTCGCCGAGCATGAACTTCTTCGAGGGCCGACTCGACGGCGACCGGCTCCGGTTCGACTCGTTCGACATCGACGTCTCGGACGTCGACCTCCCCGGGGATCTGACTGACGTCACCCTCGGTATCCGGCAGGAGGACGTCTATCCCGCGGAACAGGCCGATTCGATCGAGGCACCTTCGAGCGCTATCTCGGCGACTGTCGACGTCCTCGAACCCGTCGGTGAACAGATCTTCGTCTACCTGGACACCGGAACCGAGATGGCAGACGTCGGCGTCGAGACCGAAGAAGACGAGATCGGTGCCGATATCGGCTCCCTGCTCATGGGTGTCGACCCCGACTACCGACTCGAGGAGGGCGACGAGATCGAGGTCGTCTTCGACCGCTCGAAGTTGCACCTCTTCGAGACCAGTTCCGGAGACGCGCTCGTCCACGGGATGACGGCGAAACAGCTCGTCGACGAAACGCAGTGA
- a CDS encoding extracellular solute-binding protein: protein MIAHDEWANVQQEVNDLLHKYGMSEDITIEMNTVGQTTDDQQSQYRQWLSAGRTTPDIMIFDSGWTIPFLVRDQLLNLEEALPQDLLDRVHNDYFQASVNSATGPNGDLYAFPIYPDFPTIQYRKDLVQDAGYDWEQYATDPMTWEQFSAELKDVYQQSDVEYGFNTQHIAAEQLSCCVFNEYLTTYGGAFFGNPEENLYQNIGERPVTVDEEPVIKSLEMARTLVHGNDASHTLDNIAGNISPEAVAQWDVEGARAPFTSGNAVALRNWPYSIAISGSEDNLGETQGVMPMPYGVPEGEGNYPGTGGSTAALGGWHVGVNPNSEKVDSVVSMLQAMQKPGFMKENFGLTGWMPPVQEVLADSTDVPIMGRYVDSLAYAGEHSIARPVTVLWPQEADAIEQSANSALQSGGNPTEEMNQLADRLTAIENNFEG, encoded by the coding sequence ATGATCGCTCACGACGAGTGGGCGAACGTGCAGCAGGAGGTCAACGACCTGCTCCACAAGTACGGGATGTCGGAGGACATCACCATCGAGATGAACACCGTCGGGCAGACGACCGACGACCAGCAGTCCCAGTACCGCCAGTGGCTCTCCGCGGGTCGGACGACCCCGGACATCATGATCTTCGACAGCGGGTGGACGATCCCGTTCCTCGTCCGTGACCAGTTACTCAACCTGGAGGAGGCGCTCCCCCAAGACCTGCTGGACCGCGTCCACAACGACTACTTCCAGGCCAGCGTCAACTCCGCGACCGGCCCGAACGGGGACCTCTACGCGTTCCCGATCTACCCGGACTTCCCGACCATCCAGTACCGCAAGGACCTGGTCCAGGACGCCGGATACGACTGGGAGCAGTACGCGACCGACCCGATGACCTGGGAGCAGTTCTCGGCCGAGCTCAAGGACGTCTACCAGCAGTCCGACGTCGAGTACGGGTTCAACACCCAGCACATCGCGGCCGAACAGCTCTCGTGTTGCGTGTTCAACGAGTACCTGACCACCTACGGTGGTGCCTTCTTCGGTAACCCCGAAGAGAACCTCTACCAGAACATCGGCGAGCGACCGGTCACCGTCGACGAGGAGCCGGTGATCAAGTCCCTGGAGATGGCCCGGACGCTCGTCCACGGCAACGACGCGTCTCACACGCTGGACAACATCGCGGGCAACATCTCCCCGGAAGCGGTCGCCCAGTGGGACGTCGAGGGTGCCCGTGCGCCCTTTACCAGCGGCAACGCGGTCGCGCTGCGCAACTGGCCGTACTCGATCGCGATCAGCGGATCCGAGGACAACCTCGGCGAGACCCAGGGCGTCATGCCGATGCCCTACGGCGTCCCCGAGGGCGAGGGCAACTACCCGGGGACCGGCGGGTCGACCGCGGCACTGGGTGGCTGGCACGTCGGTGTCAACCCCAACTCCGAGAAGGTCGACTCTGTCGTCTCGATGCTTCAGGCGATGCAGAAACCCGGCTTCATGAAAGAGAACTTCGGCCTCACCGGATGGATGCCGCCGGTCCAGGAGGTGTTGGCCGACTCGACGGACGTCCCGATCATGGGTCGATACGTCGACTCGCTGGCCTACGCCGGCGAGCACTCTATCGCGCGACCGGTGACCGTCCTCTGGCCACAGGAGGCCGACGCCATCGAGCAGTCCGCCAACTCGGCGCTTCAGAGCGGCGGCAACCCCACCGAGGAGATGAACCAGCTCGCCGACCGCCTCACCGCTATCGAGAACAACTTCGAGGGCTGA
- a CDS encoding carbohydrate ABC transporter permease — MATETNARTTRSPLRVDLALLNRVERLSDTQFVYLMLTPVLVLLGAMAIWPLVDTFQMSLHADNIISSDATGEFVGFENYVGMLTGQTNALLPRPFLDLSTPLTSAVSVTVLFTGIAVGIETILGFGMALVLDKRFRGRRWVRVALILPWAVPIVIQGMIYYLIFTPGVGFAVDPLQSLGLISGAPLADSWSSLVIVIAADIWKQSAFMALLILAGLQSIDRDLYNVAKVTGASKLQEFWTITFPLVLPTLLIALLFRTIAALKVYGTVVTVTNCNTLPTLTCLVVTTWNANRYASAATIAFIMAAVIAIALIGYLWKLRDLEYGGI, encoded by the coding sequence ATGGCCACGGAAACGAACGCACGGACCACTCGATCGCCGCTCAGGGTCGACCTCGCCCTGTTGAATCGGGTCGAGCGACTCAGCGACACACAGTTCGTCTACTTGATGCTGACGCCGGTGCTCGTCCTGCTCGGGGCGATGGCAATCTGGCCGCTCGTCGATACGTTCCAGATGTCTCTGCACGCGGACAACATCATCAGTTCGGACGCGACCGGCGAGTTCGTCGGCTTCGAGAACTACGTCGGGATGCTCACCGGCCAGACCAACGCCCTGCTCCCGCGGCCGTTTCTCGACCTGTCGACGCCGTTGACCAGCGCCGTCTCCGTGACGGTGCTGTTCACCGGGATCGCCGTCGGGATCGAGACGATCCTCGGGTTCGGGATGGCGCTGGTCCTGGACAAGCGGTTCCGGGGTCGACGTTGGGTCCGTGTCGCGCTCATCCTGCCGTGGGCGGTCCCTATCGTCATCCAGGGGATGATCTACTACCTGATCTTCACCCCGGGCGTCGGCTTCGCGGTCGACCCGCTCCAGAGTCTCGGACTCATCTCCGGGGCGCCCCTCGCCGATTCGTGGTCGTCGCTGGTCATCGTGATCGCCGCCGACATCTGGAAGCAGTCGGCGTTCATGGCGCTGTTGATCCTCGCGGGCCTCCAGAGTATCGACCGCGACCTCTACAACGTCGCGAAGGTCACCGGGGCCTCGAAACTCCAGGAGTTCTGGACGATCACCTTCCCGCTCGTCCTCCCGACGCTTCTGATCGCCTTGCTCTTTCGGACCATCGCGGCGCTGAAAGTGTACGGCACGGTCGTGACGGTCACCAACTGTAACACGCTCCCGACGCTGACGTGTCTGGTCGTCACCACCTGGAACGCCAACCGATACGCCTCTGCGGCGACCATCGCGTTCATCATGGCCGCGGTCATCGCCATCGCGCTCATCGGCTACCTCTGGAAGCTCAGAGACCTCGAGTACGGGGGGATCTGA
- a CDS encoding carbohydrate ABC transporter permease: MAKSTGQATADSEPSNAIEGLARRMVQKPQSVYQVLFYVVTGFFLLMSLFPFYWLMVLSLTPQNSISGMGAFLPNGFNPGVYLTVFETVPFHLFIFNSVLIAALTTVVVLLIGSIGGYVFGRYEFPGRTPLMLGVLVISYFPPAAFLIPLFQLFTANVDLFGIAFEYPQIYNTPGAVVLPLSALIMPLVIFILATFYGQIPDGLEDAARIEGSTRVGALFKVIMPLSAPGVATAGILTFIITYNEFFFSFLMLEGNPQDWGVLLHGVFRFQGTRSQAYNLMAAASIVGVVPMAALVALAQDKIVSGLTQGALKE; encoded by the coding sequence ATGGCGAAATCTACCGGCCAGGCGACGGCCGACTCCGAGCCCTCGAACGCCATCGAGGGCCTCGCTCGACGCATGGTCCAGAAACCGCAGTCGGTCTATCAGGTCCTGTTCTACGTCGTGACCGGCTTCTTCCTGCTGATGTCGCTGTTCCCGTTCTACTGGCTGATGGTGCTCTCGCTCACGCCACAGAACAGCATCTCCGGGATGGGCGCATTCTTGCCGAACGGGTTCAACCCCGGAGTGTACCTGACCGTCTTCGAGACCGTCCCGTTCCACCTATTTATCTTCAACAGCGTCCTCATCGCGGCGCTGACGACGGTCGTCGTCCTGCTGATCGGGAGTATCGGCGGGTACGTCTTCGGCCGCTACGAGTTCCCCGGGCGGACGCCCCTGATGCTGGGCGTACTCGTCATCTCGTATTTCCCGCCGGCGGCGTTCCTGATCCCCCTCTTCCAGCTGTTCACGGCGAACGTCGATCTCTTCGGAATCGCCTTCGAGTACCCGCAGATCTACAACACGCCGGGGGCCGTCGTGCTTCCGCTGAGCGCACTGATCATGCCGCTCGTGATCTTCATCCTGGCGACGTTCTACGGGCAGATCCCCGACGGGCTAGAAGACGCAGCCCGCATCGAGGGGTCGACCCGGGTCGGCGCACTGTTCAAGGTGATCATGCCGCTGTCGGCGCCCGGCGTCGCGACGGCGGGCATCCTGACCTTCATCATCACCTACAACGAGTTCTTCTTCTCGTTCCTGATGCTGGAGGGCAACCCCCAGGACTGGGGCGTCCTGCTCCACGGGGTGTTCCGCTTCCAGGGGACGCGCTCGCAGGCGTACAACCTGATGGCGGCGGCGAGCATCGTCGGCGTCGTGCCGATGGCCGCGCTGGTCGCGCTCGCACAGGACAAGATCGTCAGTGGCCTCACCCAGGGCGCGCTCAAAGAGTAG